From the Hevea brasiliensis isolate MT/VB/25A 57/8 chromosome 13, ASM3005281v1, whole genome shotgun sequence genome, the window GATAATATCATCATTATTAGCCCATAGATAAGTTTTAGCCTATATTAAATAGGGGTTATTATCACTCAAACTCATTAATTTTGTAAGTTATTTCAATTAAttcagttaattttattttttttaatttaattttaatttaagtatcATTAAAGTTAGATATTATAAGTTTTCAATTTAACTTGAGCTAATTTTCACTCACAATCACTTAAATTTAGGTATTTTTCAATGTAATCACTCAACTTTCAATTTCTTTCttaaaactcaaaattttttcaattttattaatcattttaatattttttaatatattttgaaatttattttaaaatattaaaatttaaatttctactTTTAAATTTGGGTATACTTAGTGTAGtactatttatttataatttgaaataataaattgaaataattatgttttctatattattattattattatttaagaatattgaattttaaattaataaaagatatttttgggtttaatgttaatttattaattatataataaagattatataattaaaaattattaataaaataataaatctaAAAAGAATTGATGGAACCCATAGGTCTATATACGGCATTGCATTTATTATTGGTCCCTATATTGCTGCAATTGTCATTGAGCATGAACATCGTGCTACATTTGCCTAATAATTATATAGTACGAGATATCTAATTTTAGGTAGCTTCCCAACTAAAACAATTAATTGATCAAAGAGGAAACAATATTTTTAGACATTCATCTTCATGGAAGAGTGTTCACAGTATAAATCTTTGATTAAAAGGGTTCAAATTGTCTAATAAAAATTCAAAgtctttaatttttatcaatatatatattaaataattttatttttatagttaTAGAACGAttctataaaaaataaaaattaacaatTACAAAATTACTATCATCActcaattaattttttcaatCAGTATCTAAATAAATGATTATTCAGTAACTTAAGGTTGATATATAAAATCTTCCTTTTTAATTCAATACTGTAATTTAACATAATGTGCTATTCACCTAATATGAAAGGGAACtgcttattttttttatataattaaaattttattaataaattaaaaaaaagatagAAGAGTTATTTAGAACTTTAAAGTTATGCTAAATAATTATATAAGTTCTTAAAGTATTATGGGTCTAATAAAATCcttcaatatttaaaaaaattaaataagtcctttaaattttaaaaaatagattaaataagtctttttactattttatggataaataaacttttttattatttgatggaAATTTGCTATATTATGGAGTAAATTGATAAGTTactatttacaaaataatttaaaaaacttATCTAAAAAAGTTTCTTGAACCTATagagaaatttttttaattatttgataaaacaTAATGTAttaatctttttaattatttgataaaaaaataatttattaatttatttcagaatataataaataattactaagatattataaattaaatatgtaaAAGTATTGATGAGAACCTATAATTAAAAGATTTTCATAAATATGTTTAGTTGAATTTATATTaaaggtaaattataatttatttttttatttatttttaaaaaattaaaaattttatttattttcaaaattataaaaaaacttatttaatttatttttaaatttaaaaaatttatttaacttttttttaaaatttaaaaaccttatttaaactttaaaacatTTTAAAAGTTTACATAACTATTACTGTATTCTTTACGAATTAAAATAGACTTTTTAcgtaaaaaaatatatacaatgtGAGAGCATCCATATTTTAATTGGACCACTTAAAATGAATTCCTAACTGTCCAACTGGCTCTATCATAAGTGGTTTTCTTTATTGAGGCCAGAGGATCCCCACTTCGTACGGAGGGTCCAGGACACTGACCAAAGACCTAGAATTAATTTTGATGACTGTAAACTAGGCTGATGAGTGACCTATTATTAGGGTAGGTTCAGGTTCTGTCTGCAATTTAATTCTGGCgcatgggttaggttgtgtttaAATTGATGCATTTAAAACTATAAATTTGGGTTTGGATCAAATAATTTGAATTTGAATCTCTATGAAATTCAAGGAAATTATAgatatttaaaaaagtaaaaatttgaaatactaaTAATATAACATAtgttatttgaaatttaaaatctatttaaGATTTTTTACTTTTCTAATACttacttttattttatattttaaatttaaaatttttttaattatttaaacaaaatattttaaaattttaaatttttaatttttttatcaatgaaTAAAATACACTCAAACATgagttaataataaaaataaatcactgttaaaattataataattttaataaaatttttatttttatatagtcTACACAAacacatattttatatttaatatgaaatattaaaaaattaatatttaagtaCGTCAttcaaaatctaaattttaaataaaaaaataatcattTATAATCCAAGTAAGCTAAACTTTAcggtgattaaaaaaaaaaaaaactctataaGTAACTCCATCCCCTTATCTTCTGCAAGATATCAAGATTTTTTTGGCATGGCATGTCACTAAGAATGGCATGTTCTTGGTTCGTAGTGCTTATCATCTtgcaattattatttattattatttctatTGTTAAATttttagtagcaataataataattattattattaatttttttaataatagtaataataataaataataatttattaataattatttatgttgCTATTGAATATTaactttataataataaaattaatatcattacaaaatttTTTGTTAGTAATTCTAACATCTCATGTAGTGAGATCTTGATTTAGAGGGCAAGGAGAAATTCTCCATGAttttatgggatttatggaaTAAAAGGAATAagggaagagaaaagagaaattttTCGAAAAGGAAAAGAtcgataataattttaaataagtgTTCAAAATTTTTTAGAGAAATATTTAATAGATATGTGTTTTTAATCTTTTACACtcagataaaaaaataatattaaaattactaaCGTGACATTAATATCAGTGCAATGTCAGTCACCTCAGTAACATGccagtaaataaaaaatatataaaataataataaaaaaaataaacagtTATTCACTCTCATAAGTTGGAGAAATTAACAGAGGGGACATGAAAAAAAAGTTCGAAGGGAATGCAGATATTTCTCTTCTATTTTTTcacaattttattaattataaaaaaattctaTTATCATATATTAATGTCGAATATATACATGAATATTAAATTTTAGACATTCAAAAATAATAACACTTATGGTATTCTTAGTTTACGTTAATTGAGATTTTTTTATTGTCATTTCTATATTAATTTAgtgtatttaaaattattatttaaaaatattttttaataaaattaaattttactttatatatatatacacacacagcaATAATTCATTGTGATTGATATATATTATTGACaggacacaattttttttttattaaaatgctAATTTAAATCCCAAAATAGTCATCACTTGATCTATAAATATCCATAGCTTGGCTTAGGCTATTTCAAAGCGAAGCAACATAGCGGAGTTGCTTATCCAAAAACAAAAAAGATACTCAACATAGCTTGAATGAACATGTTCGGGTCTACACTGATAATAGCAGCATTTCTCTCCATTGtttttattcttcttcttctatggCTTTCGAGGTGGAATAGAAGAAGTAGCTATGTAAGCATCGATTGGCCTGTTTTCGGGATGATTCCTGGTCTTCTTTGCAACTTGTCTCATATCCATGATTTTGCCACTTTTATTCTTCAACAAAATAAAGGCACTTTTCTGTTCAAAGGACCTTGGTTCTTTGGCATGGATTTTTTGTTGATTAGCGATCCCATGAACGTCCATTATGTTCTGAGCAAGAACTTCCCCAACTATCCCAAGGGCCCTGAGTTCAGAGAGATTTTTGAACCTCTGGGAGATGGAATTTTCAATTCTGATTCTGATAGCTGGAGCATTCAGAGGAGAATATTTCACTCTTTATTAGTCAAGAACAAGAGGTTCGATTTGGCTGTAGAGATCACTTTGAGGCAAAAGATCTTAAATGGCTTATTTCCACTTCTGGAAAATGTTTCACAAGTAGACATGCAAGATGTGTTTCAGCGATTCACGTTTGATAATATCTGCCGGTTGGTTTTAGGCTTTGATCCAAATTCCCTTTCTATTGAATTCCCTGAAATTGCTTATCAGAAAGCTTTTGATGATATAGAGGAGATCATCATTTACCGGCATGCATTGCCTGCAAGCATTTGGAAGTTGCAAAGATGGCTTCAGATTGGGAATGAGAAGAAGTTCAAGAAATCTTGGAAGATTTTTGATGATTTTTTGGAGCAATGTATTATAAGAAAGCGAGAGCAAGTAGGCCAAAGCTGCAAAGATCAAATGGAAGGAGAGGGTTTCGACTTGTTAACATACTTTCTGGCAGAAGATAATGATTTTGCAAAAGTAGCAGCAGAAAGTGGCATTCTGATTAAATCAAACAAGTTTCTAAGAGACATGGCATTTAATCTCTTGGTAGCTGGGAGAGACACCATAGGTGCTGGTCTTGTCTGGCTCTTCTGGCTTGTCGGAACTCACCCATTTGTAGAGCAAAAGATTTTGGAAGAGATCAAAGCAAATTTAGGTGCAAAAACAAGTGAAAAATGGAGGGTTTTCAGTATTGAAGAGGGAAGGAAACTAGTTTATCTACATGCAGTTATATGTGAAGTTTTGAGGCTGTATCCACCAGCACCTTTCGAACACAAAGTGGCAATTGAAGAAGATATTTTTCCAAGTGGACATAATGTTCCTAGAAATATGAGGATTCTGTTCTCTTTCTACGCAATGGGCAGGATGGAAGAAATATGGGGTAAAGATTGCTTGGAATTCAAACCAGAGAGGTGGATTTCAGAGGGAGGAAGAATCAAACATGTGCCGTCTTACAAGTTCGTAGCATTCAATGCAGGACCCAGGAGTTGCATAGGTAAGGAGTTGGCATTCATACAAATGAAAGCGATTGCTGCTTCTGTTATATGGAATTATTCTCTTCAAGTGGTTGAAAACCATTCTGTTAGTCCAAATGTTTCTGTATTACTTTATACGAAAAGAGGTTTGAAGGTTAGGGTTTTAAAGAGATTTTCTCCTTGAAGATATTAATCTACCTCATGGAATCACTTATGTGTAATTAGTTAATAAGTTGGTCATTAAGCAAATCTAGAAGTTTTTGTATTCCAATGTTATCTATGCAAGTCTTATCTTAGAATCGGATATATATACCTTATTAATGTATGAATATCACGTTATGCAAAATTATGGTAAGTCCAGTCTAAAATTATATGGTGCAACCTATttaaaaatatgatttattaaatttttattagttagatatattttaataaaatcgaTCTCTAAAATAAATTCACTTCAAAGTAAGCActccattattttttttatttatctattttattattactattatttaatatgagaaaaaaaatcttaaatttagaattaataagtaaaattattaaaaacataATTAAACAACAAAGTActcattttataaaatattaaaatgaacAAAATTGTACCGTACTTACAAAAACAAACAACAGTGATAATTACCTATTTATCTTAAAATCATATCAGATCACATCAAACAAAAACATACTCTTCAGACCTCTATACCTTCTATGAAGATGGATTACTATCTCCTTCTATGAAGATGGATTACTATCTTCTCTCCCGTCTCTACCTGCCAGGCACTCTTCTCCTCGAGCCATTTTTTGTGTAGCAACACTCATCAAATTGTTTAATTGTGTCATCTGCTGCAGAGAAATTGACGAGGCTTTTATGAAAAATGATAAATTGGAGGCTTTGCCATTCCTAGACTGACGCATTCACTTGAATCTCGTACTGAAAACACCTTCCGTAATCTTTCAGCAGAAAGGGCTACTCTTTTATTAGTTGGCTCAAGCACCAGGGCATATTTAAAGTCTACAGGCACACAAGTGTCAATGAGATTAACTAAGATTTAAATTTAAACTCCATATGGTGAATCAATGAAGGGGAAAAGAAGGGAGGGGATGGAGAATGCAAGAAGAGAGAGAGGGGAAAGATTTTTAAGTCTATCTTTTTGCTGGGATTGGTTGAAAATGGAAGGAGAGAAAATGAGGAGAAAGGAACTTGCTTTTGTTTGGCTACCAagagttttgaaaaaaaaaaaagaaaaaatcttcAAAGTTAAAATTATTATATCCTCCATTCATTTAGAAGCTATAACACACTTTTGTTTATCACAACAGAATAACAGTTGTATCATATTAATGATTGGGGTTGTGCACCGTTCTCGAAGGTCTCGCACTAAATCGAAAAATTGTATCGAACCTATAAAAATTATGCTGAATTAAagttattttgatttgattttagcTCTTCACTAAAAACCGAACTAAAATCATACCAAAACCGAATCGAAACTGAATTTATACgagttttttttatgttttttaaatgtattatatatttttaatatatatatatatatatatatatatatatatatatatatatatatatattaattcataattatatttagtatcttatagttaaatattgtatcattaataaatagttaaaatatgtatattatattatatacttATACTATTGTATTTtataatatacttaattctaAATTATATGTGCACTTTATAGTCAaagattatatatttaaaaatatctaaaagacgtattatatgatatattatgtattaataattcaatttaaaatttaaatgctaattaaaatataacttttttaaggaaataattacataaaattatttcaaaaactAATAAACGAATAGGAACTGAAGAACTGAGAACGTATTGAACTAAAACCGAAACAACGAAAAACCAAACCAGAATTGTACAGAAGTTTTGATTCGATTCCAGTTCCTAAGTAGACCTCGAATCAAACCAAAATCGCACACCCTTATTAATGACATTATAATAATTGGAAAATACCAAAAAGAAAGAGCTTCTTTTTGTTTAGTTTAAATTCAGATAATATTAGATAAATTACATATTAATTTGAGCTTATATAAGTGATTGAGTAATTTTATACATCAAAATGACTAgtcaatttaatattacaatcaaaCTATTTATTTATTGCTCTTTTACTTTATATTCTTTTAACGTGAAATTCTCAATACTCCCCTTGTTATTTAAGTGATTGAATTATTTTACATATCAAAATGATTaacaaatttaatattttaacccAATCACTTATATATTGCCATTTTACTGCATATTATTTCAATGTAGGATTGCCAATATTTCCCCTTATTATATAAGTTATTAAGTTACTTTATACATCAAAATGATTAATCAATTTAATATTACAGCCCAACCACTTATATATTACTCTTTTACTTCATATTCATATTTTTTCAACTTGAGATTCCTAATGCTTTTCAAATATAACCACTCTATCAATTATCATGGTGATTTTGAAGATACCCTTacaaaaaaataatcaatatgaCTAACTATAAAAATCCCCTCAAGATATTTTTTAATATACACTTTGCTCTTTGCTATTTCAAAATTAGCAATTTTGATCCTTGTGATATGCTAATGGCTCTACACTTTAGTCCTTtgacttaaaaaattataaaatcttgGGATAATTACACAAATACACCATGTGGTTTAGAACTATCACTTCAGGGACAACTTTCATGTCTATCAAAACAGTACCTCGAGTTATTCTCCGTTAACGACTCACTAATTTGTTACCACGTAATTTCAAAAATATTGCCGCGCATTATGTAAATATTCCATTTTTGTAAGATCCAGCACAGCCAACATAGATAAAAAGTCGATAAACAAGGAAAAATCTACTTAACAGGCAGAAGATGCATATAAAATATGATGCTATCCTCACCATCAATTGCCTCCTTATAATAACTAAGCATCTCTCTTGCTGTGCCTCAGCGTAAATAGGCCTTTACATTTTGAATGAATGAAGAGCAGGAAACGATGTTACAGGATTCAATAATGGCCTTCAGACATTCTATGACAAAGAACACAAGAAATAAAAAGAGACTTCCATTGAAATGTTCAAAATTAAACCGTAGGTCACAAGAGATATAATGTATATATCCGAACCTAGGAGGATGGCAGGTGagttctcaaaaccctaactttgagGGATTTCACTAGATGAAAGATTTTGAACAAATTTGATCATATTTTACTCAACCAATCAATGGATTTTACTCAAATCCATTAATTCTTCAAGATCCCTCCTCTGGAATCGCTAAAACAAAACACGCCCTTAGATCATCAAAAACGTATGTGTTTGCAATAAGGAGATCTGGTTTTGCCAAAATGATAATATAAACAAAGAAATTCAACAAGGAAAACAACTTGATCTTTATGGATCAGCTGAAGACCCCTTGCTGGCTAATATCACATGAGAGATTCTATTGAATAATTAAACTGACCACGTCACATCGATTTACTGATTCAACCGTTGAATCGATCGGGTCACACTAGATCACTTAGTTATctaatttaattacaattttgaACTGATTTGAAGGCCACTTCACCAATTTACTGATTCAACTAGCCGATTTGATCTAAATTTAATAGCTATTATTTCACCCATTTGTTATTGTTTATCCTTATaatgataatttatttaatttacatatatataatttccCAGAAAAAACAAGGGCGCTACAAAATTAGTAATCTATTGCGTCTTTTTGCAAGAATTTTtttaatgtgtatatatatatatatgtttgctTTGTCTTAAATATTAGGAAAAAATAACTACTTTGGCAAGCAAGGACATGGCAAAGCCAGCCCATGCTTGACCCAGTGCTATCCATATCAAATTTCTTAGTGTAGGTTTAGTTTATTACAAGCTCTAAAAGTTCACACGTGTTGcggatattattatttttatttattttttaatataattaataaataaaaaatatttatacttaaaatatattcaattttattttataacaaTAATATAACTATTAtacttataaattataaataatttttttagaaattattaaagtcatttaatcaatttaaaagtaaataaaattcaattattaGTTACTTATAAACTAAATTTGCACATTTAATTGGGAGAGAATAATATTCGGTTTAAACCAAATAAATCGAACCAAACAGACTTAATTCAataattcaattcgatttttaagataatttagTTCGATTAGATTTTACATTTTAAGAATTTCGATTAttttaatttggtttggttttgaagagaaaaaaattagtTGAATTGAAATGAATCGAAttgctttatttatttttaaattgatttatttttatagagaatttatgaattatatgtaattatatatatataaattatttaatttaatttattaatggttattaggttcaaataaatgtcaaaatcaaaccaaataatttgaaaataaatctaaattaaaaaatcaatcaaaactcaaaaattgatTAGTttgaatcgaaccaaaccgaaataaaGTGGTTTGTTtcaattcattttttattcatttcagtttaattcgatttctaaaatatgatAATTCAGTTAATTCAGTTTTAATTATtcagtttggtttggtttgaactaaATGCTCAGCCCTATATTTAATATACTGAATAActctaaataaatattatgaaaaactttatagatattatttttttaatattttttacataataataattatattactattttaaaatagtagtttataaaaagaaaaaaggtgGTGTAAGTAATATTAGTAAAATAGATTAACAACATAATATGGAATTCTGATATTTCATTTATATAACGTTAATGTATAAAGTGAAAGTCATTATATCACAAAATAGAAATACCGATAATAACAACTAATGTAAATttcataatgaaataaaataataaaaaaattaaaatgataataacaaaaaaagaaaaagaaaaattaatttgaatttatgtgatttaaaaattaaaataaattaataaaatttaaaacaattaataaataaaatatccaaatgacttgaagggcccatttattttagtttagaagattcaactaattaaaaaaggaaaaaataataataagttagCATTTTAAAAGATTTCAAAGTATATcattgaaaattgaaaaaaaagtttttacttttaacaatgaaaaaaaatattttaaaaaattaagatattaaaaataaagaatcaAAACAGGTAAGATAAAATGTAATTcactttattataaataaaattatttttaataatgattaaataatttaaaaacaattaaaattgaaatcaaaatttgaaaagggaaataatttgaatatatatatatatatatactgctCTTTAAGATGTTATAATTTTGGGGCTATTAAATTTCTtcaaaacaaaaatgaaaaggaataaaaatgaaaatgataaAATTGCCTTATAAACAGTAAAAAGGTTGTTTGTTTtggttatatataataattagtcTTTTTCAGGTTTTCTAAGTCAAAATAGTAACATCTGTGACTTTCCTTTTAGAAGCCAACTCTTACAAGTCTAAATTTAGGATATAACTCTGCAAGTCCATCATGCATGTGTATAATACGCATTGGCATTCACATTGTTTGTAACATATTAAAGCTTAAATTTCAAGAAAGAAATGAGCAtcaattttaaagaaattagaaGGTTTCTGGTGCTCTTTGAGATCATTTGAAATGGACATACTTCCAAAAAGCTTACACCAAATAGAACCTTACACCAAATCATGGTGACAACCTCTGCATTGAACTCGGAtttcataacttaaatgttctgcAATTTTTGGGAAGATATTAGATATCAATGCATAAAATCTTACAGAAATATCGAATCAAATTAAATCAGAATTGATCAAATATTGAAAAACCAAACTAAAATCTTATTGAAAATTCATTTGTATAATCAAttgtttttagttttttttttttctcaaacttAATTTACAAGAATCTGAACGGTTTGATATAgaatgatttaaaaataatttcttaataaaattgaaaattttggtttaatACTTTTAAGTAAAAACCAAGCAATGACAGGCGGGGTACGAAAGGATAGCTATACTTCCTTTGCTTTGCTACCTGGTCTTCCCTCCGAAAGAAGTGAATCCATAGTAACCATAGAAAGGGAAACTATTTGAACAAGGGCAAGCGAACCAGAGAAAGCATATTTGTAGTTGGAAACCATTCCACTAGTTATGGAAAATGATTGACATCTGCTCTTGTCTATGGTACGTCTGCTCTTGTCTATGGTGCTCCCCTCTTCCCAATCCCCTCTCATCGATCCACCTCTACCAGAGGTAAAAATCCAGGTTCTGATAAAAGGAAAGCTTCTTTGAGTCTCTTTGATGCAAGGGGATTGACAGGGTTATCAGTTCCTTATTGAGAGTAAATTGAATGTTAGCATGTATTTAATAGACTTTCATGTATAAACCTAAcaaatttttctaattaaaatgttaatatttgtatattgaatcaattaaacggaaaaaaaattaattagcttatattaattatattagctTATTTTTTATtggtcaaattaaaataaaaaaaattaatgacttatatttttaaatttttttaaagtaaaacaaataattttaaaaaaactaaaattGTAGGTGAAACACATTAAAAGATACATAGATTTTAATGTTATGTTTATCATTGGCCTctcaaatttaaatgcaggacaTCTTGCATTCATTGAGGGATGAAGTTAGAAAATTTTTTAAGTCGGGTCAATTATAATACATTAATAAAATATTCACACACATATATGTGCTTGTGTGTACATATGCAcacatagatatatatatatatataatatgcaGTAAATATAgtacataaaaataataaaaaatatcaatttataaaattttttcatcgattaaaaaaattataacaaaaaaaatataataaatataggtTCAAAAAATTATTGTATTATTATATCAAATCCTTACATAAGATTCAAAgtgtaaaaataaacataaactcCAAATAATTAGATTATGTGGTATAATagcataaaactaaaaataataataatcattaaaattaaattgacataaaaattaaagattaaaaaaataataaagtaaatatATCAGATAAAAAATTGCTATTTAAGCGGATTAAATCAAAATTTGTGCATCAATAATTTCATTTACTTGTATAAaggtaaataaaataatttttttaagtttaataaaataaagaagagaAAGTAAAGTGAGAGGGATGATAAAAAAAGAATATTTACCTATAAAATGAGAAGGagagcaaaaataaaaatataaaaatttcatctaTTTTAGATTGGATGATAAGAAATTATTAgattaatttgcatttaattttcaattaacaatttctattcaatttttaatttgaaaatataaaaatttgga encodes:
- the LOC131171788 gene encoding alkane hydroxylase MAH1-like, producing the protein MNMFGSTLIIAAFLSIVFILLLLWLSRWNRRSSYVSIDWPVFGMIPGLLCNLSHIHDFATFILQQNKGTFLFKGPWFFGMDFLLISDPMNVHYVLSKNFPNYPKGPEFREIFEPLGDGIFNSDSDSWSIQRRIFHSLLVKNKRFDLAVEITLRQKILNGLFPLLENVSQVDMQDVFQRFTFDNICRLVLGFDPNSLSIEFPEIAYQKAFDDIEEIIIYRHALPASIWKLQRWLQIGNEKKFKKSWKIFDDFLEQCIIRKREQVGQSCKDQMEGEGFDLLTYFLAEDNDFAKVAAESGILIKSNKFLRDMAFNLLVAGRDTIGAGLVWLFWLVGTHPFVEQKILEEIKANLGAKTSEKWRVFSIEEGRKLVYLHAVICEVLRLYPPAPFEHKVAIEEDIFPSGHNVPRNMRILFSFYAMGRMEEIWGKDCLEFKPERWISEGGRIKHVPSYKFVAFNAGPRSCIGKELAFIQMKAIAASVIWNYSLQVVENHSVSPNVSVLLYTKRGLKVRVLKRFSP